In Carnobacteriaceae bacterium zg-84, the genomic window GAAAAATCAATATCCTCTAAAGTGGTAGATTGATTCGTTTGAATTTGCATTGTTCTAAAATCAAAATATTGGTTCGGTGTTAAACGTACAATGACATTCACTTGTTCTGTATAAAAATTTGGTGTTTTTCTTTTCCAAGCAAACTCAAAAAAGAACGATGCAATGTCAGTAGACGTCACTTGGTCATATCCTAAACAGTGAAATTGTTTAGCTTTTAGTTGAAACCACTCTTCTAATATCATGTTTACTCTGCCGTTGTTTCTTCTTCAACTTCAACATCATCACGTGGTTGTAAGTCTTCTACTGAAACAGTTGAGGTTGAAACAACACGTCCGATCGCACGGCGTTCAAATGTTAAATACACACCTTCACAATCAAGAACGACTGTATCGTCGTTTAATTCTTCTACAACTCCATGTAAACCACCGATTGTGACAATTTCAGTTCCTTTTTGAATTGAATTCATCATTTCTTGCATTGCTTGCATACGTTTTTTTTGTGTTCTTGACATGAAAAACATCATACCACCAACAATAATAATCATTGGTAAAAAATTTAATAATCCTTCCATTTTTATGCTCCTTTAGAAATTTTTAGGGTTTTCTACATTTAGTCCATACTCTTCAAAAAATGCTTGCTTAAATTCAAGCAAATTATCGTCCATGATGGCTTGTCTTACTTGTTTCATCAAATTTAACAAGAAATACAAATTATGATAACTTGTTAGGCGTAATCCAAATGTTTCATCTGCTTTAAACAAATGACGGACGTACGCTCTTGTGTAGTTTCTACATGTGTAACATTGGCATTTTTCGTCAATCGGTCTGAAATCACGTTCGTAAACAGCGTTTTTGACAACTAGGCGTCCTTTACTTGTCATGCATGTTCCATTTCTTGCGATACGTGTTGGTAATACGCAGTCGAACATGTCTACACCACGAATGACACCGTCAATCAATGCGTCGGGAGAACCAACACCCATTAAGTAACGTGGTTTATTTTCAGGCATGACGGGTGTTAAGTAATCTAACACATCATTCATTTCTTGCTTTGATTCACCTACGGATAAACCGCCGATGGAATATCCGGGAAAATCAAGTCCTATCATGTCTTTTGCATGTTGTAAACGTAAATCTTTATAACCGGCACCTTGCAAAATACCAAACAATCCTTGTCTATCTGGATTAGCATGGGCTTTCAGTCCACGTTCAGCCCATCTTGTTGTACGGTTAATCGATTTTTCAACATAGTCATGACTTTCATAAAATGGTGGGCATTCATCAAAACTCATCATAATATCTGGACCAAGTTTATTTTGAATATTGATTGCTTTTTCTGGCGATAAAAACATTTTAGAACCGTTTAAATGATTTCTAAAGTGTACACCTTCTTCTGTGATTTTTCTCATATCACTTAGTGAGAACACTTGGAAACCACCTGAATCGGTTAAAATACCTTGATTCCAGTTCATGAATTTGTGTAAACCACCTGCTTGTTCAACAATATCTTCTCCTGGTCTTAACCATAGATGATATGTGTTGCTTAGAATGATGCCAGCACCCATT contains:
- the tgt gene encoding tRNA guanosine(34) transglycosylase Tgt, which encodes MSEPAIKYRLIKKEKHTGARLGEIITPHGTFPTPMFMPVGTLATVKSIAPEELKEMGAGIILSNTYHLWLRPGEDIVEQAGGLHKFMNWNQGILTDSGGFQVFSLSDMRKITEEGVHFRNHLNGSKMFLSPEKAINIQNKLGPDIMMSFDECPPFYESHDYVEKSINRTTRWAERGLKAHANPDRQGLFGILQGAGYKDLRLQHAKDMIGLDFPGYSIGGLSVGESKQEMNDVLDYLTPVMPENKPRYLMGVGSPDALIDGVIRGVDMFDCVLPTRIARNGTCMTSKGRLVVKNAVYERDFRPIDEKCQCYTCRNYTRAYVRHLFKADETFGLRLTSYHNLYFLLNLMKQVRQAIMDDNLLEFKQAFFEEYGLNVENPKNF
- the yajC gene encoding preprotein translocase subunit YajC, with product MEGLLNFLPMIIIVGGMMFFMSRTQKKRMQAMQEMMNSIQKGTEIVTIGGLHGVVEELNDDTVVLDCEGVYLTFERRAIGRVVSTSTVSVEDLQPRDDVEVEEETTAE